Proteins found in one Lysinibacillus fusiformis genomic segment:
- a CDS encoding GNAT family N-acetyltransferase: MQLIRIRTDDELMWYKEIWDAILEEEDNDNPFIEFAWFYNWWQIVGRKERVELYAIEHEGTIMAFFPFTVSIRWGIRVYAFAGENIANYTGIVTKKEWLQQVTTFVFDELIKKHRHIIFSLHGLLESKQSTKTLEQYFVERQLRTSIFRVVTPYLAFSEIDFQHHFNQRRKMHGVDRRERKLRNLGSLARRVPSQDELWQMFRLFDRRWAKKLDTSGFTKGRKRDFFERLTMLKGEALQVEVDALVFENQWIAFTYGLCCRGRYVTYALAHEPTFNLFGAGRIVNQKTIQRTFAANYRLFDMSIGYEPYKFDWRSDIDFTRQMLASSGTKRTNLLAGFLSLKQRLKEYVKGNQRVVEWKRNTLGHLRYLVKYGKVKDWLEYGQQFVEKIIRLKQVELYELSPSEDISPQQPVGNLFEEMSIQEAMQLDQEEVMALFYKGYTIYKDSFAETNKPAFALHATNWRVDSMQIVEALPKQTYFLAYDVFKQIDIITAFFRKINPSQTLWVTVSFWQWRKRKRLVQLGYKPISRMKHYKIARFERHRVEKYTESGGDVHSVH, from the coding sequence TTGCAATTAATTCGCATTAGAACTGATGATGAGCTTATGTGGTACAAGGAAATTTGGGATGCCATTTTAGAAGAAGAGGACAATGATAATCCATTTATAGAATTTGCTTGGTTTTATAATTGGTGGCAAATTGTAGGACGGAAAGAGCGTGTAGAGCTTTATGCCATTGAACATGAGGGGACGATTATGGCTTTTTTCCCCTTTACAGTGTCAATTCGGTGGGGGATTAGAGTGTATGCTTTTGCAGGAGAAAACATCGCCAATTATACAGGGATTGTGACTAAAAAGGAATGGTTACAGCAAGTAACAACCTTTGTATTCGATGAGCTTATTAAAAAGCATCGGCATATTATTTTTTCCTTGCATGGTTTATTAGAAAGTAAACAGTCTACTAAGACCCTAGAGCAATACTTTGTAGAAAGACAATTACGTACAAGTATTTTCCGTGTTGTGACACCTTATCTCGCTTTTTCAGAAATAGATTTTCAGCACCATTTCAATCAACGCCGCAAAATGCATGGCGTTGATCGACGGGAACGAAAACTAAGAAATTTAGGCTCCTTAGCAAGACGTGTGCCTTCACAAGACGAGCTTTGGCAAATGTTTCGGTTATTTGATCGACGATGGGCAAAAAAGCTGGATACAAGTGGCTTTACAAAGGGGAGGAAAAGAGATTTTTTTGAGCGTTTAACGATGCTTAAAGGTGAGGCATTACAGGTGGAGGTCGATGCACTTGTCTTTGAAAACCAGTGGATTGCTTTCACCTATGGACTTTGCTGTCGAGGCCGCTATGTAACGTATGCACTTGCACATGAACCAACATTTAATTTATTTGGTGCTGGACGGATAGTCAATCAGAAAACCATTCAGCGAACGTTTGCTGCTAACTATCGCTTATTTGATATGAGCATAGGCTACGAGCCATATAAATTTGACTGGCGCTCGGACATTGATTTTACAAGACAGATGCTTGCTAGCAGCGGTACGAAACGTACAAATCTACTGGCAGGTTTTTTATCGTTAAAGCAACGACTCAAGGAATATGTGAAAGGGAACCAAAGAGTCGTAGAGTGGAAGCGTAACACACTAGGTCATTTACGTTATTTAGTAAAGTATGGAAAGGTAAAAGATTGGCTAGAATATGGACAACAATTCGTAGAAAAAATTATTCGTTTGAAACAAGTGGAGCTGTATGAATTATCCCCATCAGAGGACATATCACCACAGCAGCCTGTCGGAAACTTATTTGAAGAAATGTCGATTCAGGAAGCGATGCAGCTTGATCAGGAAGAAGTCATGGCCCTCTTTTATAAGGGCTATACAATCTATAAAGACTCCTTTGCGGAAACGAATAAGCCAGCGTTTGCATTACATGCCACAAATTGGCGTGTAGATTCAATGCAAATTGTAGAAGCATTACCAAAGCAAACCTATTTTTTAGCCTATGATGTTTTCAAACAAATCGATATTATTACAGCTTTCTTCAGAAAAATAAATCCATCACAAACACTGTGGGTAACGGTAAGTTTTTGGCAATGGCGCAAGCGGAAGCGCTTAGTACAGCTAGGCTATAAACCTATTTCTCGAATGAAACATTATAAAATCGCTCGTTTTGAGCGACACCGTGTAGAAAAATATACAGAGAGTGGGGGCGATGTACATTCTGTCCATTAA
- a CDS encoding RNA polymerase sigma factor, whose protein sequence is MFDSPNLESKIVEIYNLHYLDVYRFLIYFMGNQNDAEDLTQEVFIRVLKSLPKFNSNYPLKTWILSIAKHVAIDHYRKRRFTALFKEGFFKQLSSSDKKPDEEFEITETKRLIHGAIATLKPDFRAVVILRGINEFSVSETAAVLQCSMAKVKVDYHRALKILKKKLNIEIEGALTNAK, encoded by the coding sequence TTGTTTGATTCGCCTAATTTAGAATCAAAAATAGTAGAAATTTATAATTTGCATTATTTGGATGTGTATCGGTTTTTGATTTATTTTATGGGTAATCAAAATGATGCAGAGGATTTAACACAAGAAGTATTTATTCGAGTTTTGAAAAGCTTACCGAAATTTAATAGTAACTATCCTTTAAAGACTTGGATTTTATCAATAGCAAAACATGTAGCAATCGATCATTATCGAAAAAGGAGGTTTACGGCCCTGTTTAAAGAGGGATTTTTTAAACAGTTATCATCGAGTGACAAGAAACCTGATGAAGAATTTGAAATAACAGAAACGAAAAGATTAATTCATGGGGCTATTGCAACATTAAAGCCTGATTTCCGAGCAGTTGTCATTCTCCGAGGTATCAATGAATTTTCAGTAAGTGAAACAGCAGCCGTTTTACAATGTAGTATGGCGAAAGTCAAAGTGGATTACCATCGAGCCTTGAAAATTCTGAAAAAGAAACTGAATATTGAAATAGAGGGGGCTTTGACAAATGCGAAGTGA
- a CDS encoding polysaccharide deacetylase family protein: MNGGGLVISLDFELNWGVHDVFRYGQYNKNLYGVRKALPRILALFEQYDIHATWATVGLLFAESKAEMAHYLRGIPVKYENMRFAAHTQLAKVGENEQEDLLHFGKSLIEEIKRTPHQEIGSHTFSHFYCLEKGQTEAAFCADLHATKTISEGYTTPMKSIVFPRNQVNKDYLTACLEAGYVCYRGTENHALYDAQKFTKKGRLLGAKKWLDSYWNITGHHIATLEEMQEEQLINIRSSAFLRPYCSPLRAFESLKVKRIKEGMLKAAQAQAFYHLWWHPHNFGKHIEKNLAMLEELLRYFEELRSQHDFQSYSMYEVAELCENLSKQQK, from the coding sequence ATGAATGGTGGGGGTCTCGTTATTTCATTAGATTTTGAGCTGAATTGGGGTGTCCATGATGTATTTCGTTATGGACAATACAATAAAAACCTATATGGTGTACGTAAAGCCTTGCCCAGGATACTAGCGCTATTTGAGCAATATGATATCCATGCAACTTGGGCAACCGTCGGATTATTGTTTGCTGAATCAAAGGCAGAAATGGCTCATTATTTACGAGGTATCCCTGTGAAATATGAAAACATGCGCTTTGCAGCACATACACAGCTTGCAAAGGTGGGCGAAAATGAACAAGAGGACCTCCTGCATTTTGGTAAATCTTTAATTGAGGAAATTAAACGTACACCACATCAGGAAATAGGAAGTCATACATTTTCTCATTTTTATTGCTTGGAAAAGGGCCAAACAGAAGCTGCCTTTTGCGCAGATTTACACGCAACCAAAACAATCAGTGAAGGTTATACTACGCCTATGAAGTCCATTGTTTTTCCTCGTAATCAAGTAAACAAAGACTATTTAACAGCTTGTCTAGAAGCGGGCTATGTTTGCTATAGAGGTACAGAAAATCATGCATTATATGACGCTCAAAAGTTTACGAAAAAGGGAAGACTTTTAGGTGCAAAGAAGTGGCTAGATAGCTATTGGAATATAACTGGCCATCATATAGCCACACTGGAAGAAATGCAAGAGGAGCAACTGATTAATATTCGATCAAGTGCTTTTTTAAGGCCATATTGTAGTCCATTGCGTGCATTCGAAAGTTTAAAAGTAAAGCGAATAAAGGAAGGCATGCTCAAGGCTGCACAGGCACAAGCTTTTTATCATTTATGGTGGCACCCTCATAATTTTGGTAAGCATATTGAAAAAAATTTGGCGATGCTAGAAGAACTATTACGTTATTTTGAAGAATTGCGTAGCCAACATGATTTTCAAAGCTATTCCATGTATGAGGTAGCAGAACTTTGCGAAAACCTTTCGAAACAGCAGAAGTAG
- a CDS encoding 5'-3' exonuclease: protein MTTKPKLLIVDGMALLFRSFFASAAMGHFIRLADGTPTNGAQGFVRHVLTAQSIMKPTHMAVCWDMGAHTFRNDLFDGYKANRPAPPEEMLPQFDMAKNLSQQIGWQNFGVKGMEADDLIGSMITKWQDEADITVISGDKDLLQLLRPSTEIAFMKKGYTEYDIYTHARFKEEYCIEPSQFAQVKAFMGDSSDGYPGVKGIGPKQALTLIQTYGSIDKILESLGELKPGQRTKIKDNLDMLQLSHELATIQTNVPIDADFTSLVLPNYEPHIIKEIEERGYTLIAKHARSLYTLI, encoded by the coding sequence ATGACAACAAAACCAAAATTATTGATTGTTGACGGTATGGCACTGTTATTCCGTTCTTTTTTCGCTTCGGCTGCTATGGGGCATTTTATTCGCTTGGCAGATGGAACACCAACGAATGGAGCCCAAGGATTTGTGCGACATGTTCTAACAGCACAATCAATCATGAAGCCTACACATATGGCTGTTTGCTGGGATATGGGAGCACATACATTCCGCAATGATTTATTTGATGGTTATAAAGCAAATCGCCCAGCCCCACCAGAGGAAATGCTGCCACAATTTGATATGGCGAAAAATTTATCACAGCAAATTGGCTGGCAAAATTTCGGAGTGAAGGGCATGGAGGCAGATGATTTAATTGGCTCCATGATTACGAAATGGCAGGACGAGGCAGACATTACGGTCATTAGTGGTGATAAGGATTTACTTCAGCTTTTAAGACCATCTACAGAAATTGCGTTTATGAAAAAGGGCTATACAGAATACGATATATATACACACGCTCGCTTTAAAGAAGAATATTGTATTGAACCTTCACAGTTTGCACAGGTGAAAGCCTTTATGGGTGATTCAAGTGATGGCTACCCAGGTGTGAAAGGGATTGGCCCTAAACAAGCGTTAACGCTTATTCAAACATATGGCTCGATCGACAAAATACTAGAGTCGCTTGGTGAATTAAAGCCAGGTCAACGAACAAAAATCAAAGATAATTTAGATATGTTGCAGCTATCACATGAGCTTGCAACAATTCAAACCAATGTACCAATTGACGCCGATTTTACGAGCCTTGTGTTACCAAACTATGAACCACATATTATTAAAGAAATAGAAGAGCGTGGCTACACGCTAATTGCCAAGCACGCCCGATCTTTGTATACCCTTATTTAG
- a CDS encoding agmatinase family protein — translation MFIQSECQWKQENGSAMHQWIKQQTNPNPNGVDIVVYGALLSYANGASSKAQYPTAFRKAWPGFQSYNLDEQVNLRALSVVDLGDVAILEQDRMLSESAIEAAAENLSIAFQRSFTCLIGGDHTITAHSIKGIKNAFPQDRIGIIQIDTHLDARNQEEIGLAQDSPIHQLIAAGVVEGRHVYNVGLHGFFNSPEMIHYAKEQGIHMITLKQMRRDGIQLTIREMLRQLMYEVDRIYVSVDLDALDIVFACDVPAASPGGLTAYELFDILKLIGENEGVRHIDFVYADPKEGILRPETVKIGVTAFLQWLTGIQLDHRNRISKKGKVTL, via the coding sequence ATGTTTATACAGTCAGAATGCCAATGGAAGCAGGAAAATGGATCAGCGATGCATCAGTGGATAAAGCAGCAGACAAATCCGAACCCAAATGGGGTGGATATTGTTGTATATGGCGCTCTTTTATCGTATGCCAATGGTGCGTCGTCAAAAGCGCAATACCCAACAGCCTTTCGTAAGGCTTGGCCAGGTTTTCAATCGTATAATTTAGATGAGCAGGTGAATTTACGCGCGCTTTCGGTTGTGGATTTAGGGGACGTGGCGATTCTAGAACAAGATAGAATGCTTTCGGAGTCTGCCATCGAGGCTGCTGCGGAAAATTTAAGTATAGCTTTTCAAAGAAGCTTTACTTGTTTGATTGGTGGAGATCATACTATTACCGCGCACTCCATAAAAGGGATAAAAAACGCCTTCCCACAGGATCGCATTGGCATTATTCAGATTGATACGCATTTAGATGCAAGGAACCAAGAGGAGATTGGTTTAGCGCAAGATTCTCCAATTCATCAGTTAATTGCCGCAGGGGTTGTAGAGGGGAGACATGTCTATAATGTTGGCTTGCATGGATTTTTCAATTCACCAGAAATGATCCATTATGCTAAAGAACAAGGCATTCATATGATTACGTTAAAGCAAATGCGACGAGATGGTATTCAGCTCACAATACGTGAAATGTTGCGTCAGCTTATGTATGAAGTAGATCGCATTTATGTGTCAGTGGATTTAGATGCACTTGATATTGTATTTGCATGTGATGTTCCTGCAGCTTCACCTGGTGGTTTAACGGCTTATGAATTGTTTGATATCCTTAAGCTTATTGGTGAAAATGAGGGTGTTCGTCATATTGATTTTGTTTATGCTGATCCTAAAGAAGGGATACTGCGTCCAGAAACCGTTAAGATTGGTGTGACGGCATTTTTACAATGGTTAACTGGCATTCAACTAGATCATCGCAATCGTATCTCGAAAAAAGGGAAGGTTACGTTGTAG
- the spoIIP gene encoding stage II sporulation protein P has product MRSEQELMDELKEMYPQYPSKEFKSSTEKLLRMKARDLEKKRKIIRFTTIISSGVFVSIFIFCLLILEREGINHTFGQSAQTLSKPLVYIYHTHNRESYFPELDAQKEKMTAVSETKNVTLVGKRLSKALNDMQINAIHDNTDIFGVLEKYNKHYPEAYTFSGYYLKKALEENESIQMVFDIHRDSSSRSDSTIEINGKSYAKIQFIVSEISIHYEQNKQFAVQLHEQLEQRYPGLSRGVIEKGERTANTYNQDIHENSLLLNIGGVENSLEETYRTADILAEVINDTLKKSK; this is encoded by the coding sequence ATGCGAAGTGAGCAGGAATTAATGGATGAGCTAAAAGAAATGTACCCTCAGTATCCATCAAAAGAGTTCAAAAGCTCAACAGAAAAGTTGCTTCGAATGAAAGCGAGGGACTTAGAGAAAAAAAGAAAAATTATCAGATTTACGACAATTATTTCAAGCGGAGTTTTCGTATCTATTTTCATTTTTTGTTTGCTAATTCTTGAAAGAGAAGGGATCAACCATACATTTGGACAATCTGCACAAACATTATCAAAGCCTTTAGTTTACATTTATCATACACATAATCGGGAATCTTATTTCCCTGAGCTTGACGCACAAAAGGAAAAGATGACGGCAGTGAGTGAGACGAAAAATGTTACGCTTGTTGGGAAAAGATTAAGTAAAGCATTAAATGATATGCAAATTAATGCCATTCATGATAATACAGATATCTTTGGCGTCTTAGAAAAATATAATAAGCATTACCCAGAAGCCTATACATTTTCCGGTTACTATTTAAAAAAAGCGTTAGAAGAGAATGAAAGTATTCAGATGGTGTTTGACATTCACCGAGATTCCAGTAGTAGAAGTGATTCAACAATCGAAATAAATGGTAAATCATATGCAAAAATTCAATTTATTGTTTCGGAAATCAGTATCCATTATGAGCAGAATAAGCAATTTGCTGTACAGCTTCATGAACAATTAGAGCAGCGATATCCGGGTCTATCGAGAGGAGTTATCGAAAAGGGAGAGAGGACCGCCAATACCTATAATCAAGATATACATGAAAATTCTTTGTTGTTAAATATTGGAGGTGTAGAAAATAGTCTAGAGGAAACCTATCGAACGGCTGATATTCTTGCAGAGGTGATTAATGACACATTAAAAAAGAGCAAATAA
- a CDS encoding acetyl-CoA C-acetyltransferase, with translation MREAVIVAGARTPIGKAKKGSLATVRPDDFGAVVVKETLKRAGYEGPIDDLILGCAMPEAEQGMNVARSIGALAGLPDTTPALTINRFCSSGLQAIAYAAERIMLGHSKAILAGGVESMSMVPMVGNTPRLNPTLAETAPQYYMGMGHTAEEVARQYNVSREDQDAFAVRSHALAEKAIKEGKFNDEIVPIEVEQHYVDDNNKPQVKKFTFSMDEGVRPGTSVEGLAKLRPAFHVKGSVTAGNASQTSDGAAAVLVMDREEADKQGLTPMAKFLGFAVGGVPPEVMGIGPIVAVPKALEIAGLSIDDIDLWEINEAFASQSLEVVRHLGIDQDKVNVNGGAIALGHPLGATGAILTLKLIHELKRQGKKYGVVTMCIGGGMGAAGVFEIL, from the coding sequence ATGCGTGAAGCCGTTATTGTAGCAGGAGCACGAACTCCAATTGGAAAAGCAAAAAAAGGTTCTTTAGCAACAGTAAGACCAGATGATTTTGGTGCTGTCGTAGTCAAAGAAACATTGAAAAGAGCAGGCTATGAAGGGCCGATTGATGATTTAATTTTAGGCTGTGCGATGCCAGAAGCAGAGCAAGGGATGAATGTGGCACGTAGTATTGGTGCACTTGCTGGATTACCAGATACAACGCCTGCCCTGACGATTAATAGATTTTGTTCATCAGGTTTACAGGCGATTGCCTATGCAGCAGAGCGAATCATGCTAGGACACTCAAAGGCCATTCTTGCTGGTGGTGTAGAATCCATGAGTATGGTGCCGATGGTGGGGAATACACCACGTTTAAATCCGACTTTAGCGGAAACGGCTCCACAATACTATATGGGCATGGGGCATACAGCTGAGGAAGTAGCTCGTCAATACAATGTTAGTCGTGAAGATCAAGATGCTTTTGCTGTTCGCTCACACGCGCTTGCTGAAAAGGCGATTAAAGAAGGTAAATTCAATGATGAAATTGTACCAATCGAAGTGGAACAGCATTACGTAGACGATAACAATAAACCACAAGTAAAAAAATTCACATTTAGTATGGATGAAGGTGTACGTCCAGGTACATCAGTTGAAGGTTTAGCAAAACTGCGTCCAGCTTTCCATGTAAAAGGCAGTGTAACAGCTGGTAATGCCTCCCAAACTTCTGATGGTGCAGCAGCCGTACTAGTAATGGATCGTGAAGAAGCTGACAAGCAGGGACTGACACCAATGGCAAAATTCCTAGGCTTTGCAGTTGGTGGTGTACCTCCTGAAGTAATGGGCATCGGCCCTATCGTGGCAGTGCCAAAAGCATTGGAAATTGCAGGTTTATCCATCGATGATATTGATTTATGGGAAATCAATGAAGCATTTGCTTCACAGTCACTAGAGGTTGTACGTCATTTAGGCATCGACCAAGATAAAGTCAATGTCAATGGTGGAGCGATTGCATTAGGTCATCCACTAGGCGCAACGGGAGCTATTTTAACATTAAAGCTGATTCATGAATTAAAGCGTCAAGGTAAAAAATATGGCGTCGTGACAATGTGTATTGGTGGCGGTATGGGCGCTGCTGGCGTATTTGAAATTTTATAA
- a CDS encoding thioredoxin family protein has translation MDSKESEYLMKTITTAEQFNELIAGDQKVLVKFYAGWCPDCTRMNMFIDPIIEEYNQYDWYELNRDELPEIADKYDVMGIPSLLIFQNGEKLAHLHSANAKTPQQVTEFLSAQQ, from the coding sequence ATGGATAGCAAGGAGAGTGAATACTTAATGAAAACTATTACTACTGCAGAACAATTTAATGAACTAATCGCTGGCGACCAAAAGGTTTTAGTAAAATTTTATGCTGGCTGGTGCCCAGATTGCACACGTATGAATATGTTCATCGATCCAATCATTGAAGAGTACAACCAATATGACTGGTATGAGCTAAACCGTGACGAGCTTCCAGAAATCGCTGATAAGTACGATGTTATGGGAATTCCAAGCTTATTGATTTTCCAAAACGGTGAAAAACTTGCACACTTACATAGTGCAAATGCCAAAACACCACAGCAAGTAACAGAATTTTTATCTGCTCAGCAATAA
- a CDS encoding 3-hydroxyacyl-CoA dehydrogenase/enoyl-CoA hydratase family protein, which yields MTYNIKKAAVLGSGVMGSGIAAHLANIGIPTLLLDIAPKELTQEEEAKGLSLAHPAVRNRIVNGALQKLLKQKPAPLTSKKNLSLLTVGNFEDDLGKLKDVDWIIEVVVENLPIKQSLYEKIDAVRTPGTIISSNTSGISINAMAEGRSDDFQKHFLGTHFFNPPRYLKLLEVIPANTTAPEVVSFMKTFGEDVLGKGVVLAKDTPNFIANRIGTYGLLITLQEMLKGGYSVGEVDSVTGPLIGRPKSATFRTLDVVGLDTFIHVAKNVYDQTTGEEQQVFAVPEFLQKMVTNGWLGAKSGQGFFLKQGKEIHEIDPTTLTYSPAKKLKTPSIEMAKQTRGLANKVKALTYAKDRTGELLWGIFAPTLLYSAQLHGEIADDIVAIDNAMKWGFGWQQGPFEIWDAIGVKDSVAKMESEGREVPAFIKEMLGNGFETFYTELDGDLAYYNGSQYVKVPVNEKEINLKRYKKKHGVIKSNTGASLIDLGDGIALLEFHSQSNAIGLDIIQMINFAVDEVEANYKGLVIGNQGKNFCVGANLGMILVEAQDDNIFELDFVIKAFQDAMQKIKYSRKPVVAAPFAMTLGGGAEVCLPAAHIQATMETYMGLVEVGVGLIPGGGGNKALYQKFLKGLPNGVEVDYQHIANKVFETIAMAKVSTSGEEARENNFLNFADGISVNPDHQLYDAKQAALALYEAGYQPPVPTKVPVVGASGYGTLLIGAQGMFESGFISEHDLKIAKKLAYVIAGGKVPYGTLVDEQYLLNLEREAFLSLVANPLSQQRMQHMLLKGKPLRN from the coding sequence GTGACTTACAACATTAAAAAAGCAGCTGTTCTAGGTTCTGGGGTGATGGGCTCTGGAATTGCAGCACATTTAGCAAATATCGGTATACCAACATTACTATTGGATATTGCACCAAAGGAACTGACGCAAGAGGAGGAGGCAAAGGGTCTTTCTTTAGCGCATCCAGCTGTAAGAAATCGTATTGTAAACGGAGCTTTGCAAAAGTTATTAAAGCAAAAGCCAGCACCACTTACTTCTAAGAAAAATTTATCGCTACTAACGGTTGGCAACTTTGAAGACGATCTAGGAAAACTAAAAGATGTAGATTGGATTATTGAAGTTGTTGTAGAAAATTTACCAATTAAACAAAGTCTTTACGAAAAAATTGATGCTGTTCGTACACCAGGAACAATCATTAGTTCAAATACATCTGGTATTAGCATTAATGCGATGGCAGAGGGACGTTCAGATGATTTCCAAAAGCATTTTCTGGGCACACACTTTTTCAACCCACCTCGTTATTTAAAATTATTAGAAGTGATTCCTGCCAATACAACTGCACCTGAAGTAGTTAGCTTCATGAAAACGTTTGGGGAAGATGTGCTTGGTAAAGGTGTTGTACTTGCAAAGGATACACCAAACTTTATTGCCAACCGCATCGGAACATATGGTTTACTTATCACCTTACAGGAGATGTTAAAAGGTGGTTACTCTGTTGGTGAAGTAGATTCTGTAACAGGTCCGCTTATTGGTCGTCCAAAATCTGCAACTTTCCGTACGCTAGATGTAGTGGGGTTAGATACATTCATTCATGTAGCGAAAAATGTTTACGATCAAACAACAGGTGAGGAGCAGCAAGTATTTGCAGTACCTGAATTTTTACAAAAAATGGTCACAAACGGTTGGCTAGGTGCTAAATCGGGTCAAGGTTTCTTCTTAAAGCAAGGAAAAGAGATACATGAAATCGATCCAACAACCTTAACGTATAGTCCAGCGAAAAAATTAAAAACACCTTCTATTGAAATGGCGAAACAAACTCGTGGATTGGCCAATAAAGTTAAGGCATTAACCTATGCGAAGGATCGTACAGGTGAGCTATTATGGGGAATTTTTGCACCTACATTACTTTATTCTGCACAGTTACATGGTGAGATTGCAGATGATATCGTAGCCATCGATAATGCGATGAAATGGGGCTTCGGCTGGCAACAAGGACCGTTTGAAATTTGGGATGCTATAGGCGTAAAAGATTCCGTAGCAAAAATGGAGTCTGAAGGTCGAGAGGTACCTGCATTTATCAAAGAGATGTTAGGAAATGGCTTTGAGACATTCTATACAGAATTAGATGGCGACTTAGCTTATTATAATGGTTCACAATATGTCAAAGTACCAGTCAATGAAAAAGAGATTAATTTAAAACGTTATAAGAAAAAGCATGGTGTGATTAAATCAAACACAGGTGCTAGTTTAATAGATTTAGGGGATGGAATTGCATTACTTGAGTTCCATTCGCAATCCAATGCAATCGGTCTAGATATTATCCAAATGATTAACTTTGCGGTAGATGAGGTAGAGGCTAACTATAAGGGCTTAGTCATCGGTAATCAGGGGAAAAACTTCTGTGTCGGCGCAAATCTAGGAATGATTTTAGTAGAAGCACAGGATGATAATATTTTTGAACTAGATTTCGTCATTAAAGCATTCCAAGATGCTATGCAAAAAATTAAATATTCACGTAAGCCTGTTGTAGCAGCACCGTTTGCCATGACATTAGGTGGAGGGGCAGAGGTTTGCTTACCGGCTGCACATATTCAAGCAACGATGGAAACGTATATGGGCTTAGTGGAAGTTGGCGTTGGTTTAATTCCAGGCGGCGGCGGAAATAAAGCGCTCTATCAAAAATTCCTAAAGGGCTTACCAAATGGCGTAGAGGTAGACTATCAACATATTGCTAATAAAGTATTTGAAACAATTGCGATGGCGAAGGTTTCAACATCTGGTGAGGAAGCACGTGAAAATAATTTCCTAAACTTTGCGGATGGTATTTCAGTTAATCCAGATCATCAATTATATGATGCGAAGCAGGCGGCATTAGCGCTTTACGAAGCAGGCTATCAACCACCTGTACCAACAAAAGTGCCAGTGGTCGGTGCATCAGGCTATGGAACATTACTCATCGGTGCGCAAGGGATGTTTGAGTCAGGCTTTATTAGCGAACATGATTTAAAAATTGCTAAAAAATTAGCCTATGTTATTGCAGGTGGTAAGGTTCCGTATGGCACTTTAGTCGATGAACAATATTTATTGAACTTAGAGCGTGAGGCATTCCTTAGCCTTGTTGCTAATCCGCTTTCACAGCAAAGAATGCAACACATGCTGTTAAAAGGTAAACCACTTCGTAACTAA
- a CDS encoding C39 family peptidase — protein sequence MRQHLPLRGTSQYEVSIAPSYRNSACGPTTIHVILNFLNESTPSINELYKLLGGTKIGLFKWRLIRNLRRLLPTWDIRTCSLKEALQEIDAGRPVAMRFDRYFSLQWRDKKSTFSYHWVPLIGYEIKNDELWLIFHDNGGPHRDSQIRQALYKDNEKVLSFVKLAPHESK from the coding sequence ATGCGTCAACATTTGCCACTACGAGGAACCTCACAATATGAGGTTTCCATTGCACCAAGCTATCGCAATTCTGCCTGTGGACCTACTACGATTCACGTCATCTTAAACTTTTTAAACGAGTCAACGCCTTCCATTAATGAGCTGTATAAACTGCTTGGTGGCACAAAAATTGGCTTATTTAAATGGAGACTGATTCGTAACCTTCGTCGACTGCTACCAACCTGGGATATTCGAACTTGTTCATTAAAGGAAGCTCTACAGGAAATTGATGCAGGTCGCCCAGTTGCTATGCGTTTTGACCGCTATTTTAGCCTCCAGTGGCGAGATAAGAAATCAACCTTTTCCTATCATTGGGTACCACTTATTGGCTATGAGATAAAAAATGATGAGCTATGGTTAATATTCCATGATAATGGGGGGCCACATCGTGATAGCCAAATTCGTCAGGCTCTCTATAAGGACAACGAGAAGGTATTATCCTTTGTTAAATTGGCACCTCACGAGAGCAAATAA